From one Neofelis nebulosa isolate mNeoNeb1 chromosome 4, mNeoNeb1.pri, whole genome shotgun sequence genomic stretch:
- the VSTM2A gene encoding V-set and transmembrane domain-containing protein 2A isoform X3, protein MMGIFLAYVGFVFFSVLYVQQGLSSQAKFTEFPRNVTATEGQNVEMSCAFQSGSASVYLEIQWWFLRGPEDLEPGAEVAGAQVELVPDRDPDNDGTKISTVKVQGNDISHKLQISKVRKKDEGLYECRVTDANYGELQEHKAQAYLKVNANSHARRMQAFEASPMWLQDMKPRKNVSVAIPSSIHSSGNQRMHSTSSPQAVAKIPKQSPQSVHAKTFMSTRAKLAS, encoded by the exons ATGATGGGGATCTTTTTGGCGTAtgttggatttgttttcttttccgtTTTATATGTACAACAAGGGCTCTCTTCTCAAG CAAAATTCACCGAGTTTCCGCGGAACGTGACAGCGACCGAGGGGCAGAATGTGGAGATGTCCTgcgctttccagagtggctctgCCTCGGTGTACCTGGAGATCCAGTGGTGGTTTCTGCGGGGGCCCGAGGACCTGGAGCCCGGGGCCGAGGTGGCTGGTGCGCAG GTGGAGCTGGTGCCCGACCGAGACCCGGACAACGACGGGACTAAGATCAGC ACAGTGAAAGTCCAAGGCAATGACATCTCTCACAAGCTTCAGATTTCCAAAGTGAGGAAAAAGGATGAAGGCTTGTATGAATGCAGGGTGACGGACGCTAATTACGGAGAGCTGCAGGAACACAAAGCCCAGGCCTACTTGAAAGTCAATGCCAACAGCCATGCTAGGAGGATGCAGGCCTTCGAAGCCTCGCCCATGTGGCTGCAGGATATGAAGCCTCGCAAGAATGTCTCAGTGGCCATTCCCAGCAGCATCCACAGCTCTGGCAACCAGCGAATGCACTCCACCTCCAGCCCTCAAGCGGTAGCCAAAATCCCCAAACAAAGTCCACAATCAG